In one Nitrospira sp. CR1.1 genomic region, the following are encoded:
- a CDS encoding HAD-IC family P-type ATPase, giving the protein MPELTALDICRLAPSQVFRALATSPQGLSADDVRRRTLKHGPNSLRALRRAPLIGRFARQFTHFLALLLWVAAGLAFLADALHAGEGMATLGWAILGVILINAVFAFFQEYRAERAVQALRSMLPAKAWVIRDGQQQQIARSELVPGDVLVLEEGEQVPADARLTEASGMRVDNSSLTGESKPQRRTAEPITDGHPLDIANLAFAGTTVLSGHGQAVVFATGLNTEFGKIAHLTTSVQSGLSPLQQEIVKVTHVVAGLSLAMGLVFFAIGVGMGLGFWSSAIFGIGIIVANVPEGLLPTVTLALAMGSQRMAARKALIKHLASVETLGCTTVICTDKTGTLTENRMRLDKLYVDDLIVESREGCLFTRNRLISAAEAERWRPLFDAMIHCNNAKRTRRPDGRSQASGDPTETALLNFAADHGLLHRPLLRRMGEWPFDADRKRMTTLHWSEGRLLAFTKGAPESVLPRCTMQQGSSAATELTLDGRKKVLAQSQTFARQAYRVLALAMREVDRGMDELEADSLEQGLTFLGLVAMMDPPHREVPEAIQKCRKAGIRVVMITGDHPMTALAIASKIGLAPESPVAEPGRFVPVIEGAQLDTFSDEQLRRLLTPTSPGEPDPVFARMAPRHKMRIVSTLKEMREVVAVTGDGVNDAPALKMADIGIAMGAAGTDVAKETASMILLDDNFSTIVSAIEEGRAVFLNIRKFMTYVLASNVPEVVPYLAYGLSSIPLALTVPQILAVDLGTDMVPALALAAERPHSGVMDEPPRPRTERLLSRDVLIRAYAFLGMIEAGIAMGGFFLYLYSEGWTWGEPLDWNSPLYKEATTVTFAGIVAAQVANVFACRSDRLPAFRLGWVSNPLLLVGIAVELTILLIMTYSPLGHLVLGTAPLPAWIYGPLALGAIGLLLADSFKKSLVGRVQMRQAG; this is encoded by the coding sequence GTGCCTGAACTGACTGCGTTGGACATCTGTCGCTTGGCGCCGAGCCAGGTGTTTCGTGCGCTCGCCACATCGCCGCAGGGCCTCTCCGCGGACGATGTACGGCGAAGAACGCTCAAGCACGGACCGAACAGTCTGCGGGCCTTGCGCCGCGCGCCGCTTATCGGCCGGTTTGCCCGTCAATTCACACATTTTCTCGCGCTGCTGTTGTGGGTGGCCGCAGGCCTCGCCTTCCTCGCCGACGCCCTCCATGCCGGCGAAGGCATGGCAACGCTGGGATGGGCGATTCTCGGCGTCATTCTCATCAACGCCGTCTTCGCGTTCTTCCAGGAGTATAGAGCCGAGCGCGCCGTTCAGGCCCTGCGCAGCATGTTACCCGCCAAAGCCTGGGTGATTCGCGACGGGCAACAACAACAGATCGCCCGCAGCGAGCTCGTGCCCGGTGACGTGCTCGTGCTGGAAGAAGGCGAGCAGGTGCCCGCCGATGCCCGGCTCACCGAGGCCAGCGGGATGCGCGTGGATAATTCGTCCCTCACCGGTGAATCGAAACCGCAACGGCGGACGGCCGAGCCCATCACCGACGGCCATCCGCTCGATATCGCCAACCTGGCGTTTGCCGGGACTACGGTTCTTTCAGGCCATGGTCAGGCCGTGGTCTTTGCCACCGGCCTCAACACCGAATTCGGGAAAATCGCCCATTTGACGACCTCCGTCCAATCCGGATTGAGCCCGCTCCAGCAGGAAATCGTGAAAGTAACGCACGTCGTGGCTGGCCTGTCCCTCGCCATGGGTCTGGTGTTTTTTGCCATCGGCGTCGGCATGGGGCTGGGATTCTGGAGCAGTGCGATTTTCGGCATCGGCATCATCGTCGCCAACGTCCCGGAAGGGCTCCTGCCGACCGTCACCCTCGCCCTGGCGATGGGCAGCCAGCGCATGGCCGCGCGTAAGGCGCTGATCAAACACCTCGCCTCCGTCGAAACGCTGGGCTGCACCACCGTCATCTGCACCGACAAGACCGGCACGTTGACGGAGAACCGCATGCGCCTCGACAAATTGTATGTCGATGATCTCATTGTCGAATCCCGGGAAGGCTGCTTGTTTACGAGAAACCGCCTCATCAGCGCCGCCGAGGCCGAACGGTGGCGTCCGCTGTTCGACGCCATGATCCATTGCAACAATGCGAAACGTACGCGCCGCCCCGATGGCCGCAGCCAGGCCAGCGGCGATCCCACGGAAACGGCGCTCCTGAATTTTGCCGCAGACCATGGACTGCTCCACCGGCCCCTCCTGCGGCGCATGGGCGAATGGCCTTTCGATGCGGATCGCAAGCGAATGACGACGCTGCACTGGAGCGAGGGCCGCTTGCTCGCATTCACCAAAGGCGCGCCGGAGTCGGTCCTCCCCCGATGCACCATGCAGCAGGGCTCATCGGCCGCCACGGAACTCACTCTCGACGGGCGCAAGAAGGTCCTGGCACAGAGCCAGACCTTCGCCCGGCAGGCGTATCGGGTGTTGGCGTTGGCCATGCGCGAAGTGGACCGCGGCATGGATGAACTCGAGGCCGACAGCCTCGAACAGGGCCTGACGTTTCTCGGGCTCGTGGCCATGATGGACCCGCCGCACCGGGAGGTGCCGGAAGCCATCCAAAAATGCCGGAAGGCCGGCATTCGCGTCGTGATGATTACCGGCGATCATCCGATGACGGCCCTGGCCATCGCGAGCAAAATCGGCCTGGCGCCGGAATCTCCGGTGGCAGAGCCGGGCCGCTTTGTGCCGGTGATCGAGGGCGCGCAATTGGATACATTCAGCGATGAGCAACTCCGCCGCCTCCTCACCCCGACGTCTCCGGGCGAGCCGGACCCGGTGTTCGCCCGTATGGCGCCGCGGCATAAAATGCGCATTGTCTCGACGCTCAAAGAGATGCGCGAGGTGGTGGCCGTCACCGGCGACGGCGTGAACGATGCGCCGGCGCTGAAAATGGCGGACATCGGGATTGCCATGGGCGCAGCCGGCACGGACGTGGCGAAGGAGACGGCGTCGATGATTCTGCTCGACGACAATTTTTCCACCATCGTGAGCGCCATTGAAGAGGGCCGGGCGGTGTTTCTCAATATCCGTAAATTCATGACCTACGTCCTGGCCAGCAACGTCCCCGAGGTCGTGCCCTACCTGGCCTACGGGCTGTCGTCGATTCCGCTGGCCTTGACCGTCCCGCAAATACTCGCCGTAGACCTGGGAACGGACATGGTGCCGGCCTTGGCGCTGGCCGCCGAACGGCCGCACAGCGGCGTGATGGATGAACCGCCACGGCCAAGAACCGAACGGCTCCTGAGCCGGGATGTCCTCATAAGGGCCTATGCCTTTCTAGGCATGATCGAGGCCGGCATTGCCATGGGAGGGTTTTTCCTCTACCTGTACAGCGAAGGTTGGACCTGGGGAGAGCCGCTGGACTGGAACTCTCCGCTCTACAAGGAAGCGACGACCGTGACCTTCGCCGGGATCGTCGCGGCCCAGGTAGCCAACGTCTTTGCGTGCCGGTCCGATCGCCTCCCGGCGTTCCGGCTTGGCTGGGTCAGTAATCCGTTATTGCTGGTGGGAATTGCCGTCGAACTGACCATCCTGCTCATCATGACCTACAGTCCTCTCGGACATCTGGTGCTCGGCACGGCGCCCCTCCCCGCCTGGATCTACGGGCCGCTGGCACTGGGGGCCATCGGACTCTTGCTGGCCGATAGCTTCAAGAAATCTCTGGTCGGGCGCGTGCAGATGCGGCAGGCCGGTTGA
- a CDS encoding CBS domain-containing protein, producing MTTPSDFRVSDYMHRQLEVVPQDTSVVTVATRMRTRNIGSVLIESFDRPHNDCRIAGIVTETDLVSKVLAPGRVPSRTSMVDIMSSPLITIAPDRPMVDASHLMQGKNVRHLVVSEGTDVLGVISVRDLVRHFVDADGGPVQALTNVYRPLSVLMQTAIETIGSEETAMAAAQRMADKHIGALFVIEADELVGIITEGDLVRKLLAYQLDPESMRVGALMNSPLLDIDINRTIRDASERMAAKRIRHLAVTEHEKVVGVLSIRDLVKMVAIRDRPDFLRRT from the coding sequence ATGACAACCCCGTCAGATTTCCGCGTCAGTGATTACATGCACCGGCAATTGGAGGTGGTTCCGCAGGATACCTCCGTGGTGACCGTCGCCACTAGAATGCGAACGCGAAACATCGGCTCGGTGTTGATCGAATCCTTCGATCGCCCCCACAACGATTGCCGGATTGCGGGCATCGTGACTGAAACCGATCTTGTCTCCAAGGTCCTGGCGCCGGGCCGCGTTCCGTCCCGCACCAGCATGGTCGACATCATGAGCAGCCCGCTCATCACGATTGCGCCGGATCGTCCGATGGTCGATGCCAGCCATCTGATGCAAGGCAAGAATGTGCGGCACCTTGTCGTGAGCGAAGGGACGGACGTGCTCGGCGTCATTTCCGTCCGGGACCTCGTGCGACATTTCGTGGATGCCGACGGAGGGCCGGTCCAGGCGCTGACGAATGTCTACCGTCCGCTGAGCGTCCTCATGCAAACAGCCATTGAAACCATCGGCAGCGAAGAAACCGCCATGGCCGCCGCGCAACGGATGGCCGACAAACACATCGGGGCGCTCTTCGTGATCGAAGCGGACGAACTCGTGGGAATCATCACCGAAGGTGACCTGGTGCGAAAGCTGCTCGCCTATCAGCTCGATCCGGAGTCAATGCGCGTCGGCGCGCTCATGAACTCGCCGCTGCTCGACATCGACATCAACCGCACCATTCGCGACGCCAGTGAACGGATGGCGGCCAAACGCATTCGCCACCTGGCCGTGACCGAACATGAGAAGGTCGTCGGCGTCCTCTCGATTCGGGATCTAGTCAAGATGGTCGCGATTCGTGACCGCCCGGATTTTCTCCGGCGAACCTGA
- a CDS encoding TerC family protein, producing MLDWLANPEVWIALGTLTALEIVLGIDNIIFLSVLVGRLPESQRAIARKVGLGLAMMARLGLLFSISFVMGLTKPWVTVLGHGVSGRDLILVGGGLFLMAKATHEIHNSLEGVEEGHSPTAAASLGIVLLQIALLDIVFSLDSVITAVGLVEHVSIMAVAIILAVVVMLVAAKAIGDFVETHPTIKILALSFLILVGVTLMVEGFDVHVPKGYIYFSMAFSVTVEMLNIRMRKKRTAPVRLHSRYADDQRR from the coding sequence ATGTTGGACTGGCTTGCCAATCCTGAAGTCTGGATCGCCTTGGGAACGCTGACCGCGTTAGAGATCGTGCTGGGCATCGATAACATCATTTTTCTGTCCGTGCTCGTCGGCCGCCTGCCGGAATCTCAACGCGCCATCGCGCGTAAAGTGGGCCTGGGACTCGCCATGATGGCCCGCCTCGGACTTCTCTTTTCGATCTCTTTTGTCATGGGCCTGACCAAACCTTGGGTGACGGTCCTCGGCCACGGGGTCTCAGGCCGTGATCTGATTTTGGTCGGTGGCGGGCTGTTCCTGATGGCGAAAGCCACGCATGAGATTCATAACAGCCTGGAGGGTGTCGAGGAAGGCCACTCGCCGACTGCCGCCGCCAGCCTGGGGATAGTACTGCTCCAGATCGCGCTTCTGGACATCGTCTTTTCGTTGGACTCCGTCATCACGGCAGTCGGACTGGTCGAGCATGTATCGATCATGGCGGTGGCCATCATCCTGGCCGTGGTGGTAATGCTGGTGGCGGCGAAGGCGATCGGTGATTTTGTGGAAACACATCCGACGATCAAGATTCTGGCCCTGTCATTCTTAATTCTCGTCGGCGTGACGTTGATGGTCGAAGGATTCGACGTGCATGTGCCGAAGGGCTATATCTATTTCTCCATGGCCTTTTCCGTGACTGTCGAAATGCTGAATATCCGCATGCGCAAAAAGCGGACTGCACCGGTCAGGCTTCATAGCCGCTACGCGGACGATCAGCGGCGATGA
- a CDS encoding methyltransferase domain-containing protein translates to MMVQAQQWPLPAEDDWSTPFAELLLEQLDLRPGLTILDIACGHGIPAFHLAEQVGPTGSVLGIDVSRGQVGNARTLQRGELPWLRFECVDMRALPPSFPDFQRITGNLSVMFLRPHRFEAMRGLIEHLEPGGQVVLTFPSLGTFDSIWQRIDCEMSRHGLTIERERLAAHVAERPSAVEARGWLEQLNMERIGVIERPLEVASGSGQRFLQHPLLRGGFLDDAYECFEDPRLADTVMASVAGDVERMMPLTAQRCALSGWKRGRA, encoded by the coding sequence ATGATGGTTCAGGCGCAACAATGGCCCCTTCCCGCAGAGGATGACTGGTCGACTCCGTTCGCGGAACTGCTGTTGGAGCAGCTTGATCTGCGTCCCGGCCTCACCATCCTCGATATCGCCTGCGGCCATGGCATCCCGGCCTTCCATCTGGCGGAACAGGTGGGGCCGACCGGCTCCGTCCTCGGGATCGACGTGAGCCGCGGCCAGGTGGGGAATGCCAGAACGCTACAGCGGGGTGAGTTGCCCTGGCTCCGTTTCGAATGTGTCGACATGCGCGCCTTGCCCCCGTCCTTCCCCGACTTCCAACGCATCACCGGTAATCTCTCCGTCATGTTTCTCCGGCCGCACCGGTTCGAGGCGATGAGGGGATTGATTGAACATCTCGAGCCTGGAGGCCAAGTGGTGTTGACCTTTCCGTCGCTGGGAACATTCGATTCCATCTGGCAACGGATTGATTGCGAAATGAGCCGGCACGGGCTGACGATCGAGCGTGAACGTCTGGCCGCGCATGTGGCGGAGCGGCCGTCGGCGGTGGAGGCGAGGGGATGGCTCGAACAGCTGAACATGGAGCGCATCGGGGTGATCGAGCGGCCGCTTGAAGTGGCGAGCGGGTCCGGGCAGCGGTTTCTCCAGCATCCGCTCTTACGTGGTGGATTTCTCGACGATGCCTATGAATGTTTCGAAGACCCCCGGCTCGCCGATACGGTCATGGCCAGCGTAGCCGGAGATGTTGAGCGCATGATGCCGTTGACTGCCCAGCGGTGCGCGCTCAGTGGTTGGAAGCGTGGTCGGGCGTGA
- a CDS encoding methyltransferase — translation MAGGQLVPDRMLQIGFGFWGSKTLLTAVELGLFTELAKRRLDHKALTAKLKLHPRSARDFFDALVALGLLKRSGTRYANTPETALFLDRAKPSYAGGMLEMCNARLYGFWGSLTEALRTGKPQNEVKTGEDFFGALYADPQRLEGFLKAMTGLSRGTARSIAGKFPWKRYRSFADIGCAQGGVAVEIALAHRHLNGQGMDLPAVRPVFEAYVKSRKLAQRVAFHEGNFFQEPLPEVDVLIMGHILHDWDRKEKMMLLRKAYAALPKGGALIVHESLIDDARKTNAFGLLMSLNMLIETPGGFDFTGADCRQWMKQAGFTRTKVEPLAGPDSMVIGFK, via the coding sequence ATGGCCGGAGGCCAATTGGTTCCTGATCGAATGCTCCAAATCGGGTTCGGGTTTTGGGGTTCAAAGACGTTACTGACTGCGGTGGAACTGGGCCTCTTCACGGAGTTGGCCAAGCGCCGGCTCGACCACAAAGCCTTGACTGCCAAACTGAAATTGCATCCGCGAAGCGCGCGGGATTTCTTCGATGCCTTGGTGGCGCTTGGCCTGCTGAAACGGAGCGGGACGCGCTATGCCAACACGCCGGAGACCGCCCTCTTTCTCGATCGCGCCAAACCGTCCTATGCCGGTGGCATGCTGGAGATGTGTAATGCCCGCTTGTATGGATTCTGGGGATCGCTGACGGAGGCCTTGCGGACCGGCAAGCCTCAAAACGAAGTCAAAACGGGTGAAGATTTTTTCGGTGCCCTGTACGCCGATCCGCAACGGCTGGAAGGATTCCTCAAGGCCATGACCGGACTCAGTCGGGGTACGGCCCGATCCATCGCGGGAAAGTTCCCGTGGAAGCGCTATCGCTCGTTTGCTGACATCGGCTGCGCTCAAGGCGGCGTGGCCGTGGAGATTGCGCTGGCTCACCGGCACCTCAACGGCCAGGGCATGGATCTTCCTGCTGTGCGGCCGGTCTTCGAGGCCTATGTCAAAAGCAGGAAACTAGCGCAGCGCGTGGCGTTTCACGAAGGGAACTTTTTCCAGGAACCGCTACCGGAGGTGGATGTGCTTATCATGGGGCACATCTTGCACGACTGGGACCGCAAAGAAAAAATGATGCTGTTGCGCAAGGCCTATGCGGCGTTGCCAAAAGGCGGCGCGCTGATCGTCCATGAGTCCTTGATCGATGATGCCCGGAAAACCAATGCGTTTGGCTTGCTGATGAGTCTCAATATGCTCATCGAGACCCCCGGCGGATTCGATTTCACCGGCGCGGATTGCCGGCAATGGATGAAGCAGGCCGGCTTCACCCGCACGAAAGTCGAACCCCTTGCCGGGCCGGATTCCATGGTCATCGGTTTCAAGTAG
- a CDS encoding CBS domain-containing protein yields the protein MTYAQQTCQHPRIAEGANQTELFHHRPMAKQNCGYFPQFEDFDLARMSTAGVAAIPEHRLIPAFLATVGRTTRASGLLLSVSRRVRRILASCFTPTEQKKEDPMRATEYFVRGCDPNTLIVRQIMEDAVVTTHPASSAMVVAELLSEHAFGSLPVVEGDGTLRGLVTEFDLLKAVEQGRDLRTVPVSDIMTREVVTTTEDTPLMNLIHLLQERHLIRVPVVKAQKLVGMVARRDVVFAYVKARAIYWP from the coding sequence ATGACATACGCGCAACAGACATGCCAGCACCCACGCATTGCGGAAGGAGCGAATCAGACAGAATTGTTCCATCACCGGCCAATGGCGAAGCAGAACTGCGGATATTTTCCGCAGTTCGAAGACTTTGACCTGGCGCGAATGTCCACAGCCGGAGTAGCGGCAATACCGGAACACCGGCTTATTCCTGCGTTTTTGGCGACGGTGGGGAGAACGACCAGGGCATCGGGCTTGCTCCTCTCCGTTTCCAGGAGAGTGCGTCGAATCCTGGCGTCCTGCTTCACTCCAACAGAGCAAAAGAAGGAGGATCCTATGAGGGCAACAGAATATTTCGTTCGAGGCTGTGATCCGAACACGCTGATCGTAAGACAAATCATGGAGGATGCCGTCGTCACGACTCATCCGGCATCGAGCGCCATGGTTGTTGCGGAGCTTTTAAGCGAGCATGCCTTTGGAAGCTTGCCGGTGGTTGAGGGAGATGGGACCTTGCGCGGGCTCGTCACGGAGTTTGATTTGCTGAAAGCCGTCGAGCAGGGAAGAGATCTCCGAACGGTTCCCGTGTCGGACATTATGACCAGAGAGGTGGTCACCACCACTGAAGACACACCGCTCATGAATCTGATTCACCTGCTGCAAGAGCGGCACCTCATCCGCGTTCCGGTCGTGAAGGCGCAAAAACTGGTCGGGATGGTCGCACGGCGTGATGTTGTCTTTGCTTACGTGAAAGCCCGGGCGATCTACTGGCCGTAG
- a CDS encoding DUF2238 domain-containing protein gives MLGATIPQRGNAQAAHRRITAGLLCGYGAIWIWLAINPVNRHDWFLENLLAVGLVAVLVLTYRRFSFSLTSYSLIAAFMVLHAIGAHYTYSEVPFGFWLKDMGGLSRNPFDRIVHFAYGLLLVYPMRELLVRLAGLQGAWAYAMPVSSILAQSGFFEVIEAIVAMIVSPELGSMYLGTQGDEWDAQKDMAAAFAGAVLTMLLTAGMFTRCHPQEERSHRAAPGVVQ, from the coding sequence ATGCTGGGAGCAACCATTCCGCAACGGGGCAATGCGCAGGCGGCTCATCGCCGGATCACGGCGGGGCTGTTGTGTGGTTATGGCGCAATCTGGATCTGGCTGGCCATCAACCCGGTCAATCGCCATGATTGGTTTCTGGAAAATCTCCTGGCCGTCGGACTGGTGGCGGTCCTGGTTCTGACCTACCGCCGGTTCTCGTTTTCTCTCACCTCCTACTCACTCATTGCCGCATTCATGGTGCTCCACGCCATCGGCGCACACTACACCTATTCAGAGGTGCCGTTCGGTTTTTGGCTCAAGGACATGGGGGGATTGAGCCGGAACCCGTTCGATAGAATCGTCCACTTTGCCTATGGTCTCCTGCTGGTCTATCCCATGCGGGAATTGTTGGTGCGTCTGGCGGGATTGCAGGGGGCTTGGGCTTATGCAATGCCGGTCAGCAGCATTCTCGCGCAGAGCGGGTTCTTTGAAGTGATTGAAGCGATCGTGGCGATGATCGTCAGTCCGGAATTGGGCAGTATGTATCTTGGGACCCAGGGCGACGAGTGGGATGCGCAGAAGGACATGGCCGCGGCCTTTGCCGGTGCCGTCCTGACCATGCTCTTGACGGCGGGAATGTTCACCCGTTGCCACCCGCAGGAGGAACGGTCGCACCGCGCTGCGCCGGGCGTAGTTCAGTAA
- a CDS encoding DUF2238 domain-containing protein yields the protein MQVSRNKLVSSGLLLWYLAVSVWMAQAPVDPQFWLLASILPALFVVLLVVTHRFLPLSHTSYALITAFLTLHTIGVHYTYAEVPVGLWMDKVLHLGRNHFDRIVHFSFGFLLAYPMEELFRLSATIRGWVVYYLPVMTVLGLSGLWEIIESWVARAVHPELGVTYLGSQGDIWDAQKDMAAALYGALLSMTVLLVVRALRGAETALESEAAFSE from the coding sequence ATGCAGGTGAGCCGCAACAAACTGGTCTCGAGCGGGCTGCTCCTCTGGTATCTGGCGGTGTCGGTCTGGATGGCGCAGGCTCCGGTCGATCCCCAATTCTGGTTGCTGGCGAGCATTCTTCCGGCCCTCTTCGTCGTCCTCCTGGTGGTGACGCACCGGTTTCTTCCCCTCTCGCATACCTCCTATGCGCTCATCACGGCCTTCCTCACCTTGCATACGATCGGTGTGCACTATACGTATGCCGAGGTGCCGGTCGGGTTGTGGATGGACAAGGTGTTGCATCTCGGGCGCAATCATTTTGATCGCATCGTGCATTTCAGTTTCGGGTTCTTGCTCGCCTATCCGATGGAGGAGTTGTTCCGTTTGAGTGCAACGATTCGGGGATGGGTGGTGTATTATTTGCCCGTCATGACGGTGCTCGGTCTGAGCGGACTCTGGGAAATTATTGAATCCTGGGTGGCTCGCGCAGTGCATCCTGAACTGGGCGTGACGTATTTAGGTTCGCAGGGTGATATCTGGGATGCGCAAAAGGATATGGCCGCCGCGCTCTATGGCGCCCTCCTGTCTATGACGGTGCTGTTGGTCGTGCGCGCGCTTCGAGGGGCGGAGACCGCGCTGGAGTCCGAGGCGGCGTTTTCAGAGTAG
- a CDS encoding c-type cytochrome produces the protein MRTRGFVFGLILTLLLSTAASPAPADPGGTGPATKGDAARGQGLFNGKGICHYCHGIDGVIDKKPSLAPDTRAVIAKHAASAPDLRNRASQKLKDNKARFRAIREGHPGSGMFPDSTLNDQDISDIVAYLAALRQSATAPGKSPY, from the coding sequence ATGCGAACACGAGGCTTTGTTTTTGGATTGATCCTGACGCTCCTCCTGTCGACAGCGGCAAGCCCGGCTCCGGCTGACCCGGGCGGCACAGGCCCCGCAACGAAGGGTGATGCCGCGCGAGGACAAGGACTCTTTAACGGCAAAGGCATTTGTCATTATTGTCACGGCATCGATGGAGTGATCGACAAGAAACCGTCTCTCGCACCCGACACCCGGGCGGTGATTGCGAAGCACGCCGCTTCGGCGCCGGATCTCCGCAATCGTGCGTCGCAGAAGCTGAAAGACAACAAGGCTCGGTTTCGCGCGATTCGAGAAGGCCATCCGGGGAGCGGCATGTTCCCCGATTCGACCCTGAACGATCAGGACATCTCCGACATCGTTGCCTATCTTGCAGCCCTCAGGCAGAGCGCCACGGCTCCCGGCAAGAGCCCGTACTGA
- a CDS encoding CapA family protein — MQVALTGDVMLGRLVNDLVIENRTVRPEALWGDMLPVMRRADCRLINLECVISDRGAPWHPATKAFHFRARPRAVDVLRAAGIDGVMLANNHVLDYGQEAFLDCLRRLDEAGLTRAGAGASLEEALAPAVFSLGERSMALVALTDNEPEWEATHNKPGINYVAYNDRGVLPNYRARMARALSLARRQADLVLVSAHVGPNWGAPSRAMRALAHELIEMGADLYWGHSNHTPQGIEWYQGKAILYSTGDFVDDYMVDSAERNDLSFLFLLEVERTRIRQILLLPVRIEHCRVRRANEREQTVLARTMQAKCATFGTAVLFREGIGTVTIE; from the coding sequence ATGCAAGTTGCACTAACCGGCGATGTCATGCTCGGACGCCTGGTGAATGACTTAGTGATTGAGAACCGCACGGTGCGTCCCGAGGCCCTGTGGGGCGACATGCTCCCTGTAATGCGGCGTGCTGACTGCCGCCTGATCAATTTGGAATGTGTGATCAGTGATCGGGGTGCGCCGTGGCACCCGGCGACAAAAGCCTTTCATTTTCGCGCCAGGCCTCGGGCGGTGGACGTCTTGCGAGCAGCCGGGATTGACGGGGTCATGCTGGCCAACAACCATGTGCTTGATTATGGTCAGGAGGCGTTTCTGGATTGCCTGAGGCGGCTCGATGAAGCCGGTCTCACCCGCGCAGGGGCCGGGGCGAGTTTGGAAGAGGCGCTTGCTCCGGCGGTGTTCAGTCTTGGGGAACGGTCCATGGCCCTTGTGGCGTTGACGGACAATGAGCCGGAGTGGGAAGCGACGCACAATAAGCCCGGCATCAATTATGTCGCCTACAATGATCGCGGCGTACTGCCCAACTACCGGGCTCGCATGGCGCGGGCGCTTTCCTTGGCGCGAAGGCAGGCGGACCTGGTGCTGGTCAGCGCGCATGTGGGACCCAATTGGGGGGCGCCGTCACGCGCGATGCGGGCGCTGGCGCATGAATTGATCGAGATGGGCGCGGACCTCTACTGGGGACATTCCAATCACACCCCGCAAGGAATCGAATGGTATCAAGGCAAAGCCATTCTCTATTCGACCGGCGACTTCGTTGATGACTACATGGTGGACAGCGCTGAGCGCAACGATCTGTCCTTCCTGTTTCTCCTGGAGGTCGAGCGGACCCGTATCCGGCAGATCCTTCTCCTCCCGGTCCGGATCGAGCATTGTCGAGTCAGGCGGGCCAATGAACGGGAGCAGACCGTTCTTGCGCGGACGATGCAGGCCAAGTGCGCGACATTCGGGACAGCTGTTTTGTTTCGAGAAGGGATCGGCACGGTGACGATTGAATGA